TTTTGAAGCTGCCTTGGCCAGGATGGGAAACAACATTCCTGCATTCTGGGCAAAAAACAAAACCCAATTTCTCATTGCTTATTCTGGAGGAAAAGACTCCTCTATTTTAGTTTTGTTTTTTAACTATTTAAAAGAAAGATACCATATCCAAACTCCCACTTTGTTTTATTTGTCTCATGGGATTCGTTCCATTGAAACAGAAGAAAATGAATTGATTCAATTTTTAAAATCTACAGGATTCCCTTTCCATTTTGTAAAAAAAAAATCCCAAATCTTTCTCTCAA
The genomic region above belongs to Leptospira terpstrae serovar Hualin str. LT 11-33 = ATCC 700639 and contains:
- a CDS encoding ATP-binding protein, whose protein sequence is MIPEIPTSISKLFEAALARMGNNIPAFWAKNKTQFLIAYSGGKDSSILVLFFNYLKERYHIQTPTLFYLSHGIRSIETEENELIQFLKSTGFPFHFVKKKSQIFLSN